CCAGCATCTGCTGGACAGCGCGGAGATCCGCCCCGTGCGCCAGCAGGTGGGTCGCAAAGGCATGACGCAGCTTGTGCGGGCTGACGAGATCCAAAGGAACACCTGTATCGATCGCCAGCCGTTCCAGCAACTGACCGACCCGCCGCCGGGTGACATGGCCTTCCTTCGCAGTGCGTGAAGGGAACAGCCACGGGCTGTCGCCCTGCCCCGCCACCTTCACCGCTGCCTGATAGGCCAGAAGGGCATTGCGGGCCTTTTCGCCCATCGGCACCATGCGTTCCCGCCCGCCCTTGCCGCGCACCGTCAGAAGCCGCGTTTCCGGCCCCACGGCGCGCCGCGGCAGGCCGACAAGCTCGCTGACCCGGAGGCCGGTGGCATAGAGCGCCTCGACAAGCGCATGCAGGCGCAAGGCGGCAAGCTCCCCGCCTGCGGCTTCCGCCTCGGCGTGATCAAGCAGCCGGTCGACATGATCTTCAGACAGAACCTTGGGAAGCGGACGGGCCGCCCGCGGGCTTTCAAGCCCCGCCGCAGGATTGTCGGCGCGCAGGCCGTCACGGTAGAGGAACAGATAGAATTGCCTGAGGGCCGACAAGCGCCGGGCAGCCGTGGCAGCCTTGAAGCCGCGCGCCGCAAGGTCCGCAAGATAGCCCCGGATATCGTCGGTGGTGGCAGTGCCAAGGGGACCGGCGAGCCAGTCCCCGAAATCTTCAAGGTCGCGGGCATAGGCCATGAGGCTGTTTTTTGCCCGGCCTTTCTCAGCCGCCAGCATTTCCAGAAACTGTTCTATCAGCCGGCTGTCGCCCATCGGACCGCGCCCGGGGTCAAAGACCCTGGGCGATCAGGATTTCGAGCGCGAGCTGGCGGGCTTCGCCCTCGAACCCGGCACGCCGCAGCGTCTGGACCACGGACCCCGAAGGCGCCGGCGACACATCGGCAAGGCCCGATTCCGCGACGATCCGATAGCCGTTCGACAGCACCAGCGGCCGGTCACCCGCACTCGATGCCAGCAGCAGACGCCGCCACACAGCGGGGGCCGTCGCCGATTGCTCAAGCGCCACAGGGCCTTCCTCAAGCGAGGACCATGCAGCATCAGGCACGCTTTCACCGAGCGCCTCGAGAAGGCTGAACAGGAGACCTGCACGGGCATAGCGGCGATCATCGGTGCCCTGTGTGCTCCACCACGACGGCAGCGGACCAGCTTCGGGGCCGGGAACGTCCGGCATCCCGGCCACCAGCATCAGCGGCCATACTTCAGTGAGCAGTGCTTCGTCGGTCGGACCGGTCATATTGTCGCGCAGGGTGCGGAAATAGGCAGCGACCGTTTCGGTCTGCCCTGCCAGCAGCAGGCTGCGGATCACCGGGCCTGCGACCGCGCTGTTGGCGTTCGCAGGATCGACATCCAGCCCCATATGGGCAAGCGCACCACCCATGACTGCGACATGACCAAGCCGCACGGCACGCGCCCACAGCTTGGCAAGCGCCGCCTGACGGGCACCCGCATCACCGTTCGTCACGGCGATATGGGCAAGGGCCGCATCGATGACAAAACTGTCGTTTTCCTCGGTGCCGTCATCCATGGCAGCAGCAAGTTCGGCTTCGGTGAAAGCCTGCCCGCCGAGGAAGGCGGCGAGCGTGCGATCATTCACCCAGCCCTGGGTAACGGCGAGCGACACAAGATCGAACTTGGCATCGCGCGACAGCGTCTGGATCGCGAGGGCGGGGCCAACCGCGAGCGGATCGATTTCCTCGGTCGTCAGTTCACCGATATCAACGGCGGCAAGGCCTGCCATGGTCACATCCAGAACATCGACCTTCAGCTTGCCTTCAAGGGCAACCGGGGCGGGCGGCACCGGCGCACTGGCGCCACCAGCTGCACGGGCCTGTTCGGACGCCACCAGAATGCGTTCGATCATCTGGTGCACTTCGGCACCGACGTCTGTCAGTTCCTCAAGAATACCCATCTGGAAGCGCACGGCATCGCGGTTACCGTCCACCGCGCTGCAGAAGGCCAGCAGGCGGATCCAGTAGGGATCGCCGGTGTTGGCACGCTGCGTGTCGGCCACGTTGCAGGCCTCGGCCACGCGGCCCGCCAGCAGGTGAGCGTCCGCCGCCTCATGCGCCAACATCGGCCACGCCTGCCCCTTCGGCAGGTTTTCGAAAAGGCGGGCAAACCCTTCGCCGTCCCCAGCACGGGCCAGCAGATCAAGCCGTGATTTCACGACCGCCTGCATCGACTGGTCATTTTCAGGGGCTGGCAGCACCGGGCCGGAAAGCGCAAGGCGCGATGCGATGGAGCCCAGAAGCCGCGAACCGCTCGGTGACGGCAGGCTATCAAGGATCGAAACATAGGCAGCCCGGCTGAGGCCGGTGAAGAAGCCGGATGGCAGGCCTTCGGATGTCGCGGCCACGGTCGAGGGGTCGAGGTCATTCAACGCCCCTTCCTCGATCGGCACGCCGTCCATCGGGACGACCGTTTCGGCAGGCGCCTGCAGGCCGGTGCCCTCGGCCACCGGCGGTGTCACGACTTGCGCCTCACCCGCCATTGGGGCGGCCGCCGTCACGCTACCGACCGGCACATAGGGTGCGGGCGAGATGGTGCGCGGGGCGCCAAGCGCAGGCGCGGACGACATGCGGCCGGCATTCGTGGCCGTCGGCTTGCCGCCCAGATACCAGGTACGGCGCGCTGCATGTTCGGATTGAACCGCCTCGGTCGGCCGCGCCTGATCGGCGGCCGTTTCCTCGGCGACGGTTCCGGTTGTTTCTTCGGTGGCTTCCTGGGCGCTGGCTGCAGCACCGCCAAGGAAGACGAAGGCGGCTCCGGCGAGGAGCAGGGCCTTACGACGGGAAGCGGTCATCATTCAGCGTCTTCGTCACGGGCTGGGCCGGTGCGGGGATATCCCAGGTGAGCAGGAAGATGGTCCCGCCCGCAAGTGCTGCGAGGATAACGATGAAGGACACTTTCTTGAGCTTCGACATCAACCGAACCCTTTTGATAGAATGACTTGAACTAATGTTTGCAGCGGTTGCATGTCTTTATAGGCCGCCCCGGAGCCCAAGTCCAGCCATGCCCTGATAACCCCTGTGTGGCAGCGCAAAAAACCGTGGCTTTGCCTAAGGCGCCCGTGTAAACAACGGACATGATGACCAAGAGACCCGCCCGCAAGGCAGCCCGTGGCAAAGCCGGGGCAATGCCGCCCATAGACCGGTCGATCGTCCTTGTCGGCCTCATGGGGGCCGGGAAGACGACCGTGGGCCGCCGCTTGGCGCGGAAACTGGGGCTTTCCTTCGTCGATTCCGATCACGAGATCGAAGAAGCGGCAGGCATGTCGATCGCCGAGATTTTCGAAACCTACGGCGAGGCCGAATTCCGCGCCGTGGAGCGCCGGGTGATCGCCCGCCTGATGGACGGCAAGCCGAAGATCCTCGCCACCGGCGGCGGCGCCTTCATCAACGGCGAAACCCGTGCCCTTATCCAGGAAACCGCCATATCCGTGTGGCTGGATGCGGATGTGAATGTACTGGTCGAGCGAACCGGCCGCCGCAACACGCGACCGCTTCTGAAAGGCGGGGATCCGCGTGAAATTCTGGCCCGGCTTGCCGCCGAACGCTCCCCCATCTATGCCGAAGCCCAGCTCCGCGTGGTATCGGGCGATGGCCCGCACGACGATGTGGTGACCCGCGTGATCGAGGCGCTGACAAACCGCGCCGCGCCGAAGGAGACCGCCCGTGCCTGAAAGCCCCGAAGCATCCACAGCGTGTGAAACCGTCCGCGTGCCGCTTGGCGACCGCGCCTACGATATCGTCATCGCTGAAGGCCTTATTGACCGGCTGGGCGCCGAGCTCGCCCCCGTCCTGAAGCGCCAGAAGGTTTTCATCGTGACCGACACAAAGGTCGCCGAAGCCCATCTTGGCCGCGCGCTTGCAGCCCTTGACCATGCGGGTATCACGGCCGAGGTCGTGGTGCTGCCCTCGGGCGAGGCCACCAAATCCTATGGCACTTTCACCGAACTCCTCGACCGGCTTCTGGGCCTTGGCGCCGAGCGCAAGGATATCCTTGTGGCGCTGGGCGGTGGCGTGATTGGCGATATCACCGGTTTTGCCGCCTCGGTCCTCAGGCGCGGCATGGATTTCGTGCAGGTGCCGACCACGCTTCTGGCGCAGGTGGACAGTTCGGTTGGCGGAAAAACCGGGATCAACAGCCCCTTCGGCAAGAACCTGATCGGCGCCTTCCACCAGCCGCGCAAGGTGATCGCCGACCTCACGGCGCTTGATACATTGTCCGCGCGCGAGCTGAGGGCCGGATACGCCGAGGTGGTGAAATACGGCCTGATCGATGACCTGCCCTTCTTCGAATGGCTTGAAGACGCCGGCCCCGCGATCCTTGCAGGCAACCGCACCGCACAGGCCCGTGCGGTTGCCCATTCCTGCGCCGCCAAGGCGCGCATCGTGGGCGAGGACGAACGCGAGACCGGCGACCGGCGGGCGCTTCTCAATCTCGGCCATACATTCGGCCACGCGCTCGAAGCCGAATGCGGCTATGACGGTACGCTGTTGCACGGTGAAGCCGTCGCCATCGGCATGGGCATGGCGCTGGATGCGTCGGTGCGGCTGGGCCTTGCGCCGGAGGCCGACAAGGTCCGCTATCTTGCCCATCTCGCGAAGGTCGGCATGAAGGCCCGCGCCGCGGACATCGGCCGCAGCTTTGATGTGGACAAGCTGATCGGCCATATGGCGCAGGACAAGAAGGTTGACGCCGGCAAGCTGACCTTCATCCTTGGCCCCATCGGCGGCGCGCGCATCGTGCAAAACCCCGATCTCGCCGCCATCAGGGCGAGCCTTGAGGATTCCCTTGCCTGACCCCAGAGGATGGTGACGATCAATGACTGAAGACATATCAGGCCTCAGCGGCGACATCTGGATCACCGCCGGGATCATCATCGTCCTTCTGATGCTGTCGGCGCTCTTTTCAGGCTCCGAGACCGGCCTCACGGCTTCGAGCCGCGCCCGCATCCACCATCTGGCCAAGGAAGGCGACCCGCGTGCCCGCCGCGTCGAAAAGCTTCTGGAAAATCAGGAACGCCTGATCGGCGGCATCCTCCTTGGCAACAACCTTGTCAATATCAGCGCCTCGGCCCTGACCACCGGCCTGTTCCTGCAGCTGTTTGGCGACGAAGGCGTGGTTTACGCCACGCTCGTGATGACCGCCCTTGTGCTGATCTTTTCGGAAGTGCTGCCGAAATCCTATGCAATCTCGAACCCAGACACAGTCGCCCTGGCGGTTGCCCGCGTCATCGGCATAATCGTGGCGCTTTTCGCGCCGGTCGTGGCTCTTGTGCAGCGGATTGTCCGCTTCACGCTCGGCATCTTCGGGATCGATATTTCCTCCAGCCAGAGCATCCTTTCGGCTCACGATGAAATCCGCGGCACCATCGACCTGCACCATCAGGAAGGCGGCCTCGTGAAATCGGATCGCGTGATGCTCGGCTCCATCCTCGATCTCGACAATGTGGCGGTCGAGGATGTGATGGTGCACCGCCGGGCGATGCAGGTGCTGGATGTGGCCACAAGCCCCGACGAGCTCATCAACCAGGTGATGCGCAGCACCTATACCCGGCTGCCGATCTTCGAGGGCAACCCTGAAAACATCATCGGCATCCTGCACGCCAAGGACGTTCTCAGGGCCCTGAAGCGCGCAGGCAACCAGACAAACCGCTTCAATGTGCGCCGCGTGATGACAAGCCCCTGGTTCATTCCGGAAACCACGACCCTGCGCGAGCAGCTTTCGGCCTTCCTTGAAAAGAAGAACCACTTCGCGCTTGTTGTTGATGAATACGGCGATCTGCAGGGTCTTGTGACCCTTGAAGACATCCTTGAAGAAATTGTCGGCGATATCGCGGACGAGCATGATTCGGCCGTTCCAGGCGTTCGCGTGCTGGAAAGCGGCTGGATTGAAGCCGAAGGCACGGTATCGATCCGCGAGCTGAACCGTACTTTCGACTGGGCGTTGCCGGACGACGACGCCACCACAATCGCCGGTCTTGTAGTCTATGAATCCGCAACGATTCCCATCGTTGGCCAGAAATTCCGCTTCTATGGCTGCGAGTTCGAAGTCACCGCGCGGCGCCGGAACCAGATCACCGGCCTGCGCGTACGCAAGGTCTGACTGCATTCTTCTTTCTTGCGCCCGGCGCCCGGTGGCCTCAAAATGACCCTATCCAGATGTATCGGACGGTTAAGAGGTTAAAGCGCGGCAATGGCTGGGATCGATAGAGAAACCGGTGACATGCTTGAACGGATCGGACAGGTGTCCGATCTGGACGGCCTGAGACATGCCGCGCAAAACGCCGTCGAGGCCCTTGGCATGCGGGGCTATTATTTCGCCGTTTCCGACCCGGCAAAGGTGCGCCATATGGTCGACGACCGGCCGAAGGAATGGCTGGACCGCTACCGCCACAAGGGCTATTTCGCCTTCGATCCCGTCTATACGGCCATGCTCGGTCGCACGCGCACCTTCACTTGGGATGAGGTCTATGCCGAAAGCGATCTCAGCCGACCGGCTTTCCAGAAGCTGCAGGAAGGTCGCGAGTTCGGCCTGACGAACGGCCTTGTGATCAAGCACAATCGCGGACCGCACGACCGGTCCGCCTTCTGTTATTATTCGGATGCTGACCGCGATTTCTTTCACCTTGTGAAAGCAAAACGTCCGAGTCTTGTGGGGGTCAGCCACGCAATCATCGAGAAGTATAAAAGTATGATGGGTCCAACAGCCACACTTCCCGTCCTGTCCGGTCGCGAAATCGAATGCCTGAACTGGGCAAGCGCCGGCAAGACGAACGACGAGATCGCCGGGATCCTGTCGATCTCGTCGAGCACTGTGAATTCGCACCTGCAGAAGGCCGGGCTAAAGCTCGGCACACACACCAAGATCAGCGCAATCGTCAAGGCGGTACAACTTGGGATCGTGAGCCCGCACTATTAAACCCGCATAGGGTTATCAAAATCATCGGTTGCGCGACCTGACAAACCCCGCCGCCTTATCCACAATCGGGTTCCACATCCCACGGAAGGAGCCCGACCATGGAAGTCATTCTCATCGCCCCGTCGCAGCAGCACCTGTTTGCTGCTGAACTCGATCAGGCCTTCGCCCTCCGTCACAAGGTTTTCAACCATCAGATGGGCTGGGGCCTCCCCCACCGCAACGGTCGCGAGAGCGACGTCTATGACGGCCATGCCTGGCACCTGATGGCCTTCGACATGCCGGGCCGCCTTGCCGGCTACTGGCGCCTGACGCCAAGCACCCACCGCAACCTGACGGCCGAGGTTTTCGGAGACCTTTTCGAAAGCGGTGCCGCCCCTTCCGATCCTTATGTGTGGGAACTTTCGCGCTATGCCATCGACGGCGACCAGTTCGCCGGGCGCACCCAGACCATGAAGAAGCTGATGCTCGCCATGGGCTGCGGCCTGATGGAGTTCGCCATCCTGCACGGCATCACCGAGCTTCTGAGCGTGCAGGACGACCATATCGCCCGCCACACCAGCACGCTTCTTGGTGACCCAGAGTGGGTATCTGAAACCCGCGACTACGGCGCCACCAACGCCACCTGCTACGCCTATGCTCCGTCACTCGAGCGGCTCTATGCGCTGCGGGTCCGCTACAATCTCGGCACGCCTGTGCTGTCCCAATATCACCTCACCATGCCGACCCTGCAGCGCGCTGCCGCTGCCTGAGGCCTGGACCATTTGAAGGAACCACAGTCATGGACGATATCAAATTCATTCTGGAAGGCGACATGATGGCCCTCGGCCCGCGTCTCGCGCCTGATCACAAAGCCCCGCTCGACACCAAAGCCCGCTGGGAAGACAATGTCGCCCGCTTCTGCTTCGCGGCAGCCCGCATGCCGGCCCCGGTGCTGGAAGGCTTCCTGCAGCTTCTCGAAACCTACGAAGAATCACAGGATATTCGCGTAAACGGCCCCTGCGGCCACGCGTGAAACGGATCAGGCCAACAAAAGAAAAGGGCGCCATCAGGCGCCCTTCTTGTTTCAGCAGTGATCCCGCGCGTCAGATCGCGCTGTTGATCCACTGGCTGAGCGCCGCTTTCGGCTTGGCGCCAAGCGTGGTTGCCACCGGCTCGCCGCCCTTGAAGATCAGCAGCGTCGGGATCGAACGCACACCGAAACGGGTCGGGGTTTCGGGGTTCTCGTCAATATTCATCTTGGCGATGACGATATCGTCGCGTTCGCCAGCGATTTCTTCAAGAACCGGGCCGATCATCTTGCACGGGCCGCACCAGGGCGCCCAGAAATCGAGAAGAACAGGTTTGCCGGCATTGAGGACTTCGGCTTCAAAGGATTCGTCGGTAACTGCGATGGTAGCCATAACTAAAACTCACTTTCTGTCTCTGTCGGCCGGCAAGGCACAGCCATGATTTGTTGCGTTGCGCCTAAGGTAAGGAGGCCCCGCTTGGTGGTCAAGGCACGTCACGCACTGGTGATGCCATCATTTCTGCCGCTCGCCATCAATTCATCTAACGCTTCTTCAAGGCGTTCTTCGGGTAGCTCCATCAACCGGGCACCATCGGTCCACAACAGGGCGGCCCGGATGCGCTTGCCCGGATGCAGGGCTTTCAGCGCAGCCCGATACAGTGCCATCTGCTTCATGTAAAGGGGGGCAACACCCTCCACCACCTCAGGCGGCGGGCGGTTGGTTTTATAGTCGACAATCAGGATCTGGTTGCCGATGGCGACAAGCCGGTCCACTTGCCCTGCCAGCGCCCGGCCCCCGATCACGCCGGCAACCGGCACTTCGGCACGGCTGCCGGGCCCAAAGAGGGGCGCGAACACCGGATCATTGAGAATGGCATCGACCTCGCGGGCAAGGGCGGCCTGCTCCGCCACTGTCAGCCCGTGTGCGGGCTCGGCCAGATAGCGCGCTGCCGCCGCCGGCCTGTCGGCTGCGTCCATTTCCGGCAGCCATTCGAGAAGCGCGTGCACGAGCTTGCCGCGCGCGAACCGGCGCGCCGCACGGGCGGCGAGCGGGCTTGCTGCTGCCGGCTCGTCGTCATCCGGCCGCGAAGGGGCCAGCGGGCGCGGCGGCACAGGCTCGGACGGTGCAGCCACCCGCAGCCACGCCGGTGGTAGCACAGCGGCACGGGCTGCCTCGCCCTTCTCCGCCGCTCTCACCTCCGCCGTCTGCTGCACTTCGTGGCGCAGGATCGTCAGCCCGTCCGGGCCGTTCATCTCTGCAGCGCCAAGCCGCTTGAAGCCTTCCTCGATGGCGGCGAACCAGCTGTCGTCACCGGCTGCCTTCTTGCCCTGCCAGCCAGCCACATACAGCCGGTCCTCGGCGCGGGTCAGCGCCACATAAAGGAGCCGCCGGTATTCGGCGATGGCCTTTGCCTTCAGATCGCCCTTGAGGCGGGTGACGAGCGGCAGGGTCGCCCCTTCCTTCGACCACATCAGAAGCGGCGCCCCGCCGTCTTCCGGCGCGAAATCGAGTATGCGCCCATCCTTCGAAATATCCGGCAGCGAGGTCAGGTCGGTCAGGAACACAATAGGCGCCTGCAGCCCCTTGGCCCCGTGGCAGGTCATCACGCGGACCGCGCCGCCTGCGGCTTCCATATCGCGTTTGACCTCGGCGCCTGCGCGTTCGACATGCGTCAGGAAGCCGAGCAGCGACGGGGCCGCCGTGCGCTCATAGGCCAGCGCCTCGGCCATGAAGGCATCGACCGGATCATGGATATCGGCACCGAGCCGCGCCGCCAGCTTCTCGCGCCCGCCAAGGGGCCCGAGGATGCGGTTCATGAAATCAAACGGGGTCAGATGATCCGCCGCATTCAGCGCCTGCAACATCCAGCCATAAGCCGCCTTCCAGTCATCGCGTTCGTGCGCGCGGGCGGCGAGGCTGGCCCAGAGGCTTATCTCGCCGCGGCCATAGGCGAGATCATAAAGCGACTGCTCGCCCACTCCGATGAAGGGGGATTTCAGCACGGTCGCGAGCGTCAGGTCGTCCCCCGGCTGCAGCACCGCGCGGGCGAGTGCCATCAGGTCCATCACCGGCAATTCTTCGGTCAGCACCATGCGGTCCCGGCCCGCGACCGGCACCTGCAGGCGTTTCAGCGCCCGCACCAGATGGTCGGCAATCGCCCCCCGCTTGCGCACAAGGATCAGGATATCGCCGGCGGTGATGGGCCGCGCCTTGGAGACAAGAATCTCACCCTTCCGGATCATGTCGCGGATGCGCCGCGCGATACGCCATGCGGTGCGCTGGGCGGCGTCATCTACTTCTTCCTGCACCAAAGGCGGGGTCCACGCTTCTACAGCAG
The Gimibacter soli DNA segment above includes these coding regions:
- the trxA gene encoding thioredoxin — its product is MATIAVTDESFEAEVLNAGKPVLLDFWAPWCGPCKMIGPVLEEIAGERDDIVIAKMNIDENPETPTRFGVRSIPTLLIFKGGEPVATTLGAKPKAALSQWINSAI
- a CDS encoding site-specific tyrosine recombinase XerD, translating into MGDSRLIEQFLEMLAAEKGRAKNSLMAYARDLEDFGDWLAGPLGTATTDDIRGYLADLAARGFKAATAARRLSALRQFYLFLYRDGLRADNPAAGLESPRAARPLPKVLSEDHVDRLLDHAEAEAAGGELAALRLHALVEALYATGLRVSELVGLPRRAVGPETRLLTVRGKGGRERMVPMGEKARNALLAYQAAVKVAGQGDSPWLFPSRTAKEGHVTRRRVGQLLERLAIDTGVPLDLVSPHKLRHAFATHLLAHGADLRAVQQMLGHADISTTQIYTHVLDARLKALVFDRHPLSDKA
- a CDS encoding acyl-homoserine-lactone synthase; this encodes MEVILIAPSQQHLFAAELDQAFALRHKVFNHQMGWGLPHRNGRESDVYDGHAWHLMAFDMPGRLAGYWRLTPSTHRNLTAEVFGDLFESGAAPSDPYVWELSRYAIDGDQFAGRTQTMKKLMLAMGCGLMEFAILHGITELLSVQDDHIARHTSTLLGDPEWVSETRDYGATNATCYAYAPSLERLYALRVRYNLGTPVLSQYHLTMPTLQRAAAA
- the addA gene encoding double-strand break repair helicase AddA, whose amino-acid sequence is MSGPQMTKAQERATNPALTAWVAASAGTGKTHVLTARVLRLMVTGTHPERILCLTFTKAAAAEMKSRIFAELGEWTRLTDAELAGRILVRTGERANADMLARVRRLFALVLDLPGGLKIMTFHSFCQSLLGRFPLEAGIAPGFEGMEEALAGEVMAGARDEMLARTRLKHEVALRAALDTVAARVTENTFDEVIGDLAFYGPLMARSMAAYGSADGMVAALRRSLGISPDDTADRIRAAACAPTAMDETGLRALAAAMMEGSASEADRARPLADFMAAEEAEREALFDALSLVFLTQKYEPRKTVANKPTLAANPALAEVIAKETARLLFVRERLTAATVAETTAALLALGAAMLDAYRTVKAERGLIDFDDMIQRSVQLLENEGIAAWILFKLDGEIDHILVDEAQDTNRDQWSVVEAVANEFFSGAGARDVQRTVFAVGDDKQSIFSFQRADPREFIEARNRLFTRAEGAEAATDTVPLDRSFRSGEAVLALVDAVFHDEAPARLGLTATDASVRHDFSRKGAGGLVELWPLEVPRGSEDAAVEAWTPPLVQEEVDDAAQRTAWRIARRIRDMIRKGEILVSKARPITAGDILILVRKRGAIADHLVRALKRLQVPVAGRDRMVLTEELPVMDLMALARAVLQPGDDLTLATVLKSPFIGVGEQSLYDLAYGRGEISLWASLAARAHERDDWKAAYGWMLQALNAADHLTPFDFMNRILGPLGGREKLAARLGADIHDPVDAFMAEALAYERTAAPSLLGFLTHVERAGAEVKRDMEAAGGAVRVMTCHGAKGLQAPIVFLTDLTSLPDISKDGRILDFAPEDGGAPLLMWSKEGATLPLVTRLKGDLKAKAIAEYRRLLYVALTRAEDRLYVAGWQGKKAAGDDSWFAAIEEGFKRLGAAEMNGPDGLTILRHEVQQTAEVRAAEKGEAARAAVLPPAWLRVAAPSEPVPPRPLAPSRPDDDEPAAASPLAARAARRFARGKLVHALLEWLPEMDAADRPAAAARYLAEPAHGLTVAEQAALAREVDAILNDPVFAPLFGPGSRAEVPVAGVIGGRALAGQVDRLVAIGNQILIVDYKTNRPPPEVVEGVAPLYMKQMALYRAALKALHPGKRIRAALLWTDGARLMELPEERLEEALDELMASGRNDGITSA
- the aroB gene encoding 3-dehydroquinate synthase, which translates into the protein MPESPEASTACETVRVPLGDRAYDIVIAEGLIDRLGAELAPVLKRQKVFIVTDTKVAEAHLGRALAALDHAGITAEVVVLPSGEATKSYGTFTELLDRLLGLGAERKDILVALGGGVIGDITGFAASVLRRGMDFVQVPTTLLAQVDSSVGGKTGINSPFGKNLIGAFHQPRKVIADLTALDTLSARELRAGYAEVVKYGLIDDLPFFEWLEDAGPAILAGNRTAQARAVAHSCAAKARIVGEDERETGDRRALLNLGHTFGHALEAECGYDGTLLHGEAVAIGMGMALDASVRLGLAPEADKVRYLAHLAKVGMKARAADIGRSFDVDKLIGHMAQDKKVDAGKLTFILGPIGGARIVQNPDLAAIRASLEDSLA
- a CDS encoding helix-turn-helix transcriptional regulator gives rise to the protein MLERIGQVSDLDGLRHAAQNAVEALGMRGYYFAVSDPAKVRHMVDDRPKEWLDRYRHKGYFAFDPVYTAMLGRTRTFTWDEVYAESDLSRPAFQKLQEGREFGLTNGLVIKHNRGPHDRSAFCYYSDADRDFFHLVKAKRPSLVGVSHAIIEKYKSMMGPTATLPVLSGREIECLNWASAGKTNDEIAGILSISSSTVNSHLQKAGLKLGTHTKISAIVKAVQLGIVSPHY
- a CDS encoding shikimate kinase, with the translated sequence MTKRPARKAARGKAGAMPPIDRSIVLVGLMGAGKTTVGRRLARKLGLSFVDSDHEIEEAAGMSIAEIFETYGEAEFRAVERRVIARLMDGKPKILATGGGAFINGETRALIQETAISVWLDADVNVLVERTGRRNTRPLLKGGDPREILARLAAERSPIYAEAQLRVVSGDGPHDDVVTRVIEALTNRAAPKETARA
- a CDS encoding HlyC/CorC family transporter, giving the protein MTEDISGLSGDIWITAGIIIVLLMLSALFSGSETGLTASSRARIHHLAKEGDPRARRVEKLLENQERLIGGILLGNNLVNISASALTTGLFLQLFGDEGVVYATLVMTALVLIFSEVLPKSYAISNPDTVALAVARVIGIIVALFAPVVALVQRIVRFTLGIFGIDISSSQSILSAHDEIRGTIDLHHQEGGLVKSDRVMLGSILDLDNVAVEDVMVHRRAMQVLDVATSPDELINQVMRSTYTRLPIFEGNPENIIGILHAKDVLRALKRAGNQTNRFNVRRVMTSPWFIPETTTLREQLSAFLEKKNHFALVVDEYGDLQGLVTLEDILEEIVGDIADEHDSAVPGVRVLESGWIEAEGTVSIRELNRTFDWALPDDDATTIAGLVVYESATIPIVGQKFRFYGCEFEVTARRRNQITGLRVRKV